One Brassica napus cultivar Da-Ae chromosome A5, Da-Ae, whole genome shotgun sequence DNA window includes the following coding sequences:
- the LOC125608699 gene encoding uncharacterized WD repeat-containing protein C2A9.03-like — protein sequence MIYGKTSFYFPHWFQHLDRPGVSFCSRTSYDDNAITNAIEIYNKPSGALHFTASNNDCGVRDFDMERYQLVKHFSFPWPVNHASLSPNGKLLAIVGDNPEGLIVDPNTGKTLETLSGHFDYSFASAWHPDGITFSTGNQDKTCRVWDIRNLSHSVAVLKGNLGAIRSIRYTSDGKYMAMAEPADFVHVYDVSKGYETEQEIDFFGEISGISFSPDTEALFIGVWDRTYGSLLEYHRRRNYTYLDSFL from the exons ATGATATATG GAAAAACATCTTTCTACTTTCCACATTGGTTTCAGCATCTTGATAGACCTGGTGTCAGCTTTTGCTCTCGTACTTCTTATGATGATAATGCTATTACCAATGCTATTGAGATCTACAACAAACCCAG TGGTGCCCTTCATTTTACTGCCTCGAATAATGACTGTGGAGTTAGAGATTTTGACATGGAGAGATACCAGCTTGTTAAGCATTTTTCCTTTCCTTGGCCAGTGAAC CACGCATCATTGAGTCCTAATGGTAAATTACTAGCTATTGTTGGCGACAATCCCGAGGGCCTTATAGTAGACCCCAACACAGGAAAG ACGCTGGAAACACTATCAGGACATTTTGACTACTCCTTTGCCTCAGCGTGGCATCCTGACGGAATCACTTTCTCAACTGGAAACCAAGACAAGACCTGCCGTGTATGGGACATCCGCAACCTATCTCACTCTGTTGCTGTCCTGAAGGGTAACCTTGGAGCAATCCGGTCGATCCGCTACACGTCCGACGGAAAATACATGGCCATGGCCGAACCGGCAGACTTTGTGCACGTCTATGACGTCTCAAAGGGGTATGAAACAGAGCAGGAGATCGACTTCTTTGGAGAGATATCTGGAATATCATTCAGCCCTGACACAGAGGCGCTCTTCATTGGGGTATGGGACCGCACTTATGGTAGCCTCCTTGAGTATCATCGGCGCAGAAACTACACCTATCTTGATTCGTTTCTTTAA
- the LOC125609075 gene encoding high mobility group B protein 10-like → MSTVSPSSQLVQVVPDNHNNTDDSSVEVNYEDLVQEATESLSLEEGTVEPQIGDVGDGVIDGTTSEGGYLVTMKFGSQVLKGVLYHHAKRPQQAMGTPPSGMPPASQRRAKKKARETTQVDSKKPKFRRSGYKPKKQVYQDKGVTDGERYRTEIMLEYESAHESDGASASAAATMAQ, encoded by the exons atgtcaaCAGTTTCACCCTCCTCGCAACTGGTTCAGGTGGTTCCAGACAACCACAACAACACTGACGACTCCTCTGTGGAGGTCAACTACGAAGATCTTGTCC AGGAAGCAACGGAGAGCTTGTCCCTCGAGGAAG GCACTGTTGAACCGCAGATTGGGGATGTGGGAGACGGAGTCATTGATGGGACGACGTCCGAAGGTGGATACCTGGTGACGATGAAATTCGGTTCTCAAGTGCTGAAAGGAGTGCTTTACCATCATGCTAAAAGGCCCCAACAAGCCATGGGAACACCACCTTCAGGCATGCCACCAGCATCACAGCGCCGAGCTAAGAAGAAAGCCAGAGAGACTACTCAAGTTGATTCTAAGAAACCCAAATTCCGCAGGAGTGGCTACAAACCTAAGAAACAG GTTTATCAAGACAAAGGAGTTACGGATGGGGAGAGGTACAGAACTGAGATCATGCTGGAGTATGAGTCTGCACATGAGTCTGATGGAGCTTCTGCTTCTGCAGCAGCCACCATGGCTCAGTAG